A single genomic interval of Bacillus sp. es.036 harbors:
- the pfkA gene encoding 6-phosphofructokinase, which produces MKRIGVLTSGGDSPGMNAAIRAVVRKAIYHDIEVYGIYHGYTGLMNGNIEKMEIGSVADIIHRGGTMLYSARCPEFKTLEGQLKGVENLKKFGIEGLVVIGGDGSYRGAQKLTGHGFPTIGIPGTIDNDIPGTDFTIGFDTALNTVIQAIDKIRDTATSHERTYVIEVMGRDAGDIALWSGLADGAESILIPEEKFEMSDILSRLKRGHDRGKRHSIIVVAEGVGSGVEIGKQIQEEMNMETRVTVLGHVQRGGSPTAADRVLASRLGARAVELLLEGAEGRTVGIQNNQIVDLDINEALALPHEVNQKMCQLAKELSI; this is translated from the coding sequence ATGAAACGTATTGGTGTACTTACCAGCGGAGGAGACTCACCAGGAATGAACGCAGCTATTCGTGCTGTCGTTCGAAAAGCAATTTACCATGATATTGAAGTTTACGGGATCTACCACGGGTATACCGGGTTAATGAATGGAAATATAGAGAAAATGGAAATCGGCTCTGTAGCAGATATCATTCATCGTGGAGGAACGATGCTTTATTCTGCACGTTGTCCAGAGTTCAAGACACTTGAAGGTCAGCTTAAAGGTGTTGAAAACTTAAAGAAGTTTGGTATTGAAGGGCTAGTCGTTATTGGCGGAGACGGTTCTTACCGAGGTGCTCAGAAATTGACTGGGCATGGTTTCCCAACGATTGGAATTCCGGGAACAATTGATAATGATATTCCTGGAACGGATTTCACAATCGGCTTTGACACTGCATTAAATACTGTTATTCAAGCAATTGACAAAATCCGTGACACGGCCACTTCTCATGAGCGTACATATGTGATTGAAGTAATGGGACGCGACGCTGGGGATATCGCTTTATGGTCAGGACTTGCCGATGGAGCTGAATCAATTCTTATCCCTGAGGAGAAGTTCGAGATGTCAGACATTCTAAGCCGTCTCAAGCGTGGACATGATCGTGGGAAGCGCCACAGCATTATTGTTGTTGCGGAAGGTGTTGGAAGCGGCGTTGAAATTGGAAAGCAAATTCAAGAAGAAATGAACATGGAAACGCGTGTAACAGTTCTTGGCCATGTTCAGCGTGGTGGTTCACCAACAGCAGCTGACCGCGTTCTAGCAAGTCGTCTTGGAGCACGTGCAGTCGAACTTCTTCTTGAAGGAGCAGAAGGTAGAACAGTTGGCATTCAAAACAACCAAATTGTTGATCTAGATATTAACGAAGCTCTTGCACTTCCACACGAAGTGAACCAGAAAATGTGTCAGCTTGCAAAAGAGCTATCCATTTAG
- the accA gene encoding acetyl-CoA carboxylase carboxyl transferase subunit alpha: MGQRLDFERPLQELEDKIKELHAFMEEKKVDLTDEVSRLEKRLSKMEGEIYENLTAWNRVQLARHPERPTTSDYIDRIFDDFLELHGDRLFGDDEAIVGGIATFEGNPVTVIGHQRGKDTKENLRRNFGMPHPEGYRKALRLMKQAEKFQRPVIFLLDTKGAFPGKAAEERGQSEAIARNLIEMAGLTVPIICIVIGEGASGGALAIGVGNHVHMLENSWYSVISPEGAAALLWKDSSLAQQAADTMKITAPDLKELNVIDEIIPEVKGGAHRNVEEQANAIQSALSKSLEELTQLTKEELVDHRYEKYRNIGQYTFVTDTIGLK, from the coding sequence ATGGGGCAGAGGCTTGATTTTGAACGACCGCTTCAAGAGTTAGAAGATAAAATCAAAGAACTTCATGCTTTTATGGAAGAGAAGAAGGTGGACCTTACTGATGAAGTTTCACGACTTGAAAAACGACTTTCTAAAATGGAAGGTGAAATTTACGAGAATTTAACCGCGTGGAACCGTGTTCAATTAGCAAGACACCCTGAGCGACCAACGACATCAGATTACATCGATCGTATTTTTGATGATTTTCTTGAATTGCATGGTGACCGTCTGTTTGGAGACGATGAAGCCATTGTAGGGGGAATCGCTACGTTTGAAGGCAATCCTGTTACAGTTATTGGTCATCAGCGGGGTAAGGACACAAAAGAGAATCTTAGAAGGAACTTTGGTATGCCGCATCCGGAGGGGTATCGGAAAGCGCTTCGATTGATGAAGCAAGCTGAAAAATTTCAGCGTCCGGTTATTTTCTTACTAGACACGAAAGGCGCATTTCCTGGTAAAGCCGCAGAAGAACGGGGCCAGAGTGAAGCGATTGCTAGGAACCTGATCGAGATGGCTGGATTAACAGTCCCAATTATCTGCATTGTTATCGGTGAAGGCGCGAGTGGGGGAGCGCTTGCCATTGGTGTAGGTAACCATGTGCACATGCTCGAAAATTCATGGTATTCCGTTATTTCCCCTGAAGGTGCTGCGGCTCTTTTGTGGAAAGATTCAAGTCTGGCACAACAAGCGGCAGATACAATGAAAATTACAGCGCCAGATTTGAAAGAGTTAAATGTCATTGATGAGATTATCCCTGAAGTAAAAGGTGGCGCGCATCGCAATGTGGAAGAACAGGCAAACGCTATTCAGAGCGCCCTATCTAAATCTCTTGAAGAACTGACACAACTTACCAAAGAAGAGCTGGTGGATCATCGTTATGAAAAATACAGAAATATTGGACAATATACGTTTGTAACCGATACCATTGGCTTGAAATAA
- the accD gene encoding acetyl-CoA carboxylase, carboxyltransferase subunit beta has product MLKDLFNKKKKYATVPSDKIKQDVPEGIMTKCPGCKSIIYTKELEKSHKVCVKCGYHHQMSAPERLKNTLDQGSFRELDAEMISENPLSFPGYVERLEKDQKKSSLNEAVVTGEGTIDGYRTAIAVMDARFRMGSMGSVVGEKITRTIEHAHKEKIPFIIFTASGGARMQEGVLSLMQMAKSSVALKRFSNDGGLFISIMTHPTTGGVSASFASVGDFNFAEPKALIGFAGRRIIEQTIREDLPEDFQTAEFLLHHGQLDRVIHRADMKKTLSQILMIHGNRGEK; this is encoded by the coding sequence TTGTTAAAGGATTTGTTCAACAAGAAAAAAAAGTATGCGACAGTTCCTTCAGATAAAATAAAACAAGATGTCCCTGAAGGCATCATGACAAAGTGCCCAGGGTGCAAAAGTATTATTTATACGAAAGAACTTGAAAAATCCCATAAGGTTTGCGTGAAATGTGGCTATCATCACCAGATGTCTGCCCCTGAACGCTTAAAAAATACGCTTGACCAAGGTTCATTTAGAGAACTGGACGCAGAGATGATTTCCGAGAACCCTCTCTCTTTCCCTGGTTATGTTGAGCGCTTGGAAAAGGATCAAAAGAAATCTTCATTGAACGAAGCGGTGGTAACAGGTGAAGGAACGATTGACGGTTACCGAACAGCTATTGCTGTGATGGATGCACGTTTTCGAATGGGTAGCATGGGGTCTGTTGTAGGAGAAAAAATCACAAGAACGATTGAACATGCACATAAAGAAAAAATTCCTTTTATCATTTTTACAGCCTCCGGTGGAGCTAGAATGCAGGAGGGTGTGCTTAGTTTAATGCAAATGGCGAAATCCAGCGTAGCCCTTAAACGCTTTAGCAACGATGGTGGATTGTTCATATCTATTATGACGCATCCTACAACTGGCGGAGTTTCAGCGAGCTTTGCTTCTGTAGGTGACTTTAATTTCGCTGAACCTAAGGCTTTAATTGGTTTTGCTGGGCGAAGAATTATTGAGCAAACGATTCGTGAAGATCTTCCAGAAGATTTTCAAACAGCTGAGTTTTTGTTACATCATGGTCAATTGGACCGTGTTATTCATAGAGCGGATATGAAGAAAACGCTTAGCCAAATTTTAATGATTCATGGAAATAGAGGTGAGAAATAA
- a CDS encoding FadR/GntR family transcriptional regulator: MTTQGKVYQNILQKIKAIIYNDGLQTGDKLPSERELSDRLNAGRSSIREALRSMEMLGLIETRRGEGTFIANARDHRLVEVIASFILKDTKSKEDLLETRKLIEKDILRVACERISDEYIDRLRTMMEHKDNSSDRDIFSTEFDTAFFRVIVSSTHNHLLMRLWAELADYHQTIWNQLTFRPTHYYEAMIHALVSRNQEAAINLLDKYEMKKTEE; the protein is encoded by the coding sequence ATGACAACCCAGGGGAAAGTCTATCAGAATATTCTTCAGAAGATAAAGGCGATTATCTATAATGATGGTTTACAAACCGGCGATAAGCTCCCTTCGGAAAGGGAGCTTTCTGATCGCTTAAATGCCGGAAGATCTTCTATAAGGGAAGCGTTAAGATCAATGGAAATGCTAGGTCTTATTGAAACGCGACGCGGTGAAGGGACTTTTATAGCCAATGCTAGAGATCATCGCCTTGTAGAAGTGATTGCATCTTTCATTTTAAAAGATACCAAGTCGAAAGAAGATTTGCTTGAAACGAGGAAATTAATCGAAAAAGATATACTAAGAGTGGCTTGTGAACGGATTTCAGATGAATATATTGATCGATTAAGAACTATGATGGAACATAAGGACAACTCTTCAGATCGAGACATTTTTTCGACTGAGTTTGATACTGCTTTCTTCCGTGTCATTGTTTCATCCACACATAATCACTTGCTTATGCGCTTATGGGCAGAGCTTGCGGATTATCACCAGACAATTTGGAATCAATTGACATTTCGTCCAACTCATTATTATGAGGCTATGATTCATGCGCTCGTTTCTCGAAATCAAGAAGCGGCAATTAATCTTTTGGATAAGTATGAAATGAAAAAAACGGAAGAATAG
- a CDS encoding NAD(P)-dependent malic enzyme encodes MTREEALHIHRVRQGKLESKSKVPVRNATDLSLAYSPGVAEPCKEIYDDKNKVYEYTMKGNMVAVVSDGTAVLGLGNIGPEAALPVMEGKAVLFKSFAGVDAFPICLNTTDVDQIVQTVKLMEPTFGGINLEDIAAPNCFVIEERLKKETNIPIFHDDQHGTAIVTVAGLVNALKLSDKKMSEIKVVINGAGAAGIAIIKLLNRFGVKDIIMCDSKGAIYEGRSYGMNDVKAEVAKYTNRDKAEGSLKEVIVNTDVFIGVSVEGALTKEMVESMNEDPTIFAMANPNPEIMPDDAREAGAKVIGTGRSDFPNQINNVLAFPGIFRGALDVRATHINEDMKVAAVQAIAELVAEEDLNADYVIPAPFDPRVAPAVAASVAKAAMETGVARINVDPEAVKEKTRSLAIIEADNE; translated from the coding sequence ATTACAAGAGAAGAAGCCCTACATATTCACAGAGTGAGGCAAGGAAAGTTAGAATCAAAATCAAAAGTACCTGTTCGTAATGCCACTGATTTAAGCCTGGCTTATTCACCTGGTGTAGCAGAACCATGTAAGGAAATTTATGATGACAAGAATAAAGTATATGAATATACGATGAAAGGAAACATGGTGGCTGTTGTATCAGATGGTACCGCAGTCCTTGGTCTTGGAAATATTGGACCTGAAGCTGCTCTTCCTGTAATGGAAGGAAAGGCCGTTCTTTTCAAGAGTTTTGCCGGGGTTGATGCATTTCCAATTTGTTTAAACACAACAGATGTCGATCAAATCGTACAAACTGTTAAGTTAATGGAACCTACTTTTGGTGGGATTAACCTTGAAGATATTGCTGCTCCAAACTGTTTTGTGATCGAAGAAAGACTGAAAAAAGAAACAAATATCCCCATCTTTCATGATGATCAACATGGTACAGCGATTGTAACCGTAGCGGGACTAGTTAATGCTCTGAAACTATCAGATAAGAAGATGAGTGAAATTAAAGTTGTCATTAATGGTGCAGGAGCAGCGGGCATTGCCATTATTAAACTTTTAAATCGTTTCGGTGTAAAAGATATTATTATGTGTGATTCAAAAGGGGCTATTTACGAAGGTCGTTCTTACGGAATGAATGATGTAAAAGCGGAAGTAGCCAAATATACAAATCGTGATAAAGCTGAAGGATCCCTGAAAGAAGTGATTGTGAATACGGATGTTTTTATTGGGGTATCCGTTGAAGGCGCCTTGACAAAAGAAATGGTGGAATCAATGAATGAGGATCCTACCATTTTTGCTATGGCGAACCCAAATCCTGAAATCATGCCTGACGATGCGAGAGAAGCGGGAGCTAAAGTGATCGGTACAGGTCGTTCAGATTTCCCAAATCAAATTAATAACGTACTTGCATTTCCTGGTATCTTTAGAGGTGCTCTTGATGTTCGGGCGACTCACATTAACGAAGATATGAAAGTAGCTGCTGTACAAGCCATTGCAGAGTTAGTTGCTGAGGAAGATCTAAATGCAGACTACGTGATTCCTGCTCCATTTGATCCGCGCGTAGCACCTGCTGTTGCTGCAAGCGTAGCGAAAGCTGCTATGGAAACCGGAGTAGCTCGTATAAATGTTGATCCTGAAGCTGTTAAAGAAAAAACGCGTTCTCTTGCAATCATTGAAGCAGATAATGAATAA
- a CDS encoding DNA polymerase III subunit alpha gives MEFVHLRVYSEYSLLDSPSRIEALIESAKQKGYQSLALTDKGTMFGTIPFYRACKAKGIKPIIGLDVRVGNRTALHTRDQFDHLVLLAVNKVGYDNLLKISTHMQCATGNIPYIEKEDLVENASGLIALSGSISSKIGQELLHGEETTAFEMAMEYQRIFKEGFYLEMQDHSLREERQLNLLLSTFANKVNLPLTVTNAAHYINREDGEAHDCLRCIDAGQRFEDKNLVALPNHEYYLASSEEMTQRFRGYETALINTTDIAARCNVELNFNQTHLPLYPVPDGVTAFDYLKKICFDNLSERYSYQDERVTERLDYELSIINKMGFNDYFLIVWDFMKYAHEHQMITGPGRGSAAGSLVAYLLHITDVDPIEHNLLFERFLNPERVTMPDIDIDFPDVRRDEVIDYVHEKYGHDRVAQIVTFGTLAAKAAIRDVGRVLEVDNKLLDAMSKAIPSRPGLTLNQAKEESKVLKELISSSKEGKRVFEIASTIEGLPRHTSTHAAGVVISAEPLTQHVPLLGGHHINLTQFPMNDLEEIGLLKMDFLGLRNLTLIEGILNDIEEEMGQRPSLSTIPMDDEATFSLLQKADTTGVFQLESDGMRQVLRKLKPTEFEDIVAVNALYRPGPMENIPLFISGKHKERTIEYLHHDLEPILKSTYGVIVYQEQIMQIASKLAGFSLGEADLLRRAVSKKKREVLESEREHFVRGCLEKGYPKDIALKVYEYIVRFADYGFNRSHAVAYSVIAYQLAYLKANYSRYFFSSLLNSAVGNQDRLATYLAEAKQKGMMVQPPSINSSQETFTVEKNTIRFGLLPVKNVGRNAIEEIVQKRTHPYKSLFDLCARISLKVVNKRALESLIFAGAMDEFGVSRSSMLASLEGAMNYGSEQSGQEGFFQDGETEPAYESVPPFDEAEMLAFEKEAIGFYLTAHPLDPYLDKLKGYVRNVTKDAIEAEDRAPLRLAVEVLKVRSIRTKKGQMMAFLTLGDETGEIEGVAFPDVWEKMESLLTKGEFLYVDGVGQKRNDQTNIIISRVMKLADIKPKKAKQTLFLKIEPHHESVLSEVKKVLHQHSGDTEVVIYYSKTDKTVKLGEGWLVNPDPDCVHTLKKLLGERNVVKKP, from the coding sequence ATGGAATTCGTGCATCTTCGTGTCTACAGTGAATATAGTCTTCTAGACAGTCCGAGTCGTATTGAAGCGCTGATAGAATCAGCAAAACAAAAAGGGTATCAGTCGCTTGCCCTAACGGATAAAGGAACTATGTTTGGAACAATTCCTTTCTACAGAGCATGTAAAGCAAAGGGCATTAAACCGATCATTGGTCTGGATGTCCGCGTGGGAAACCGTACTGCTCTTCATACGCGCGATCAATTCGACCATCTTGTTTTACTGGCTGTTAATAAAGTAGGGTACGATAATTTATTAAAGATCAGCACACACATGCAGTGTGCAACGGGTAATATCCCTTACATAGAAAAAGAAGATTTAGTTGAAAATGCAAGCGGGCTTATCGCTCTTTCAGGGTCTATTTCTAGCAAAATCGGACAGGAACTTTTACATGGTGAAGAAACGACCGCATTTGAAATGGCGATGGAGTATCAGCGTATCTTCAAGGAAGGGTTTTATCTTGAGATGCAGGATCATTCGTTACGAGAAGAAAGGCAACTCAACTTATTGCTCTCCACGTTTGCAAACAAGGTCAATCTTCCCTTAACGGTGACAAATGCTGCACATTATATTAACCGGGAAGATGGAGAAGCACATGATTGTTTGAGGTGCATAGACGCAGGACAGCGGTTTGAAGACAAAAATCTCGTTGCGCTACCTAACCATGAGTACTATTTAGCGTCTTCGGAAGAAATGACGCAGCGATTTAGAGGGTACGAGACAGCTCTTATAAATACAACTGATATTGCGGCAAGGTGTAATGTAGAATTAAATTTTAATCAAACACATTTGCCTCTTTATCCGGTGCCTGATGGAGTAACGGCTTTTGACTATTTAAAGAAAATTTGTTTCGACAATCTTTCTGAGCGCTATTCATATCAGGATGAACGCGTCACTGAACGGTTGGATTACGAACTTTCTATTATTAACAAAATGGGGTTCAATGATTATTTTCTAATTGTTTGGGACTTCATGAAATATGCGCATGAGCATCAAATGATTACTGGTCCAGGTCGTGGCTCTGCGGCAGGTTCTCTTGTTGCTTACTTATTGCATATAACAGATGTGGACCCTATTGAACACAACCTTTTATTTGAGCGATTCTTGAATCCAGAGCGCGTCACAATGCCTGATATTGATATTGATTTTCCTGACGTTAGACGAGATGAAGTGATTGATTATGTACATGAGAAATATGGTCATGATCGTGTCGCTCAAATTGTTACGTTTGGTACGCTTGCAGCAAAGGCAGCCATTCGAGACGTGGGGCGAGTATTAGAGGTAGATAACAAGCTCCTTGATGCCATGTCTAAAGCGATCCCCTCACGCCCCGGCTTGACGTTAAATCAGGCGAAAGAAGAGTCGAAGGTTCTTAAGGAGCTCATCTCTTCATCAAAAGAAGGGAAACGCGTTTTTGAGATAGCTAGTACAATTGAGGGGCTTCCACGACATACGTCCACCCATGCTGCTGGAGTGGTGATTTCAGCAGAGCCTCTCACGCAGCATGTTCCTTTGCTTGGTGGTCATCACATTAACTTAACCCAATTTCCGATGAATGATTTAGAAGAGATTGGTTTATTGAAGATGGATTTCCTGGGGCTTAGGAATTTAACCTTAATTGAAGGTATATTAAATGACATTGAAGAGGAAATGGGTCAAAGGCCTTCTCTTTCAACGATACCAATGGATGATGAAGCTACTTTCTCTCTACTACAAAAAGCCGATACGACTGGTGTATTTCAACTTGAATCTGATGGAATGCGTCAAGTACTTAGAAAGCTAAAGCCAACTGAGTTTGAAGATATTGTCGCTGTTAATGCACTTTATCGTCCGGGACCGATGGAGAATATACCTCTTTTTATTTCTGGTAAGCACAAAGAAAGAACAATTGAATATCTCCATCATGACCTTGAACCTATTCTTAAATCAACCTATGGGGTTATTGTCTATCAAGAACAAATTATGCAAATTGCTTCTAAGTTAGCTGGTTTCTCTCTGGGAGAAGCTGATCTATTGAGAAGAGCTGTATCTAAAAAGAAGCGTGAAGTTCTTGAGTCAGAAAGAGAGCACTTTGTAAGGGGATGTCTTGAGAAGGGATATCCGAAAGATATAGCTCTTAAAGTATATGAGTATATTGTTCGATTTGCGGATTATGGTTTCAACAGAAGTCATGCGGTTGCTTATAGTGTCATTGCTTACCAGCTCGCTTATTTAAAAGCAAACTATTCGCGCTATTTCTTTTCAAGTCTTCTGAATTCTGCCGTCGGAAACCAGGATCGACTTGCGACGTATTTAGCTGAAGCGAAACAAAAAGGCATGATGGTTCAACCTCCATCGATTAATAGTAGTCAAGAGACATTCACGGTGGAGAAGAATACCATTCGATTCGGACTTCTGCCGGTAAAAAATGTTGGGAGAAATGCGATTGAAGAGATCGTGCAAAAAAGAACTCATCCTTACAAAAGTCTTTTTGATCTATGTGCGAGGATTTCGCTGAAAGTGGTGAACAAGCGCGCTCTTGAATCACTTATATTTGCTGGGGCAATGGATGAGTTTGGGGTAAGTCGTTCTTCTATGCTTGCCTCATTAGAGGGGGCAATGAATTACGGATCTGAACAAAGTGGTCAGGAAGGCTTCTTCCAAGATGGCGAAACGGAACCAGCTTACGAAAGCGTTCCCCCTTTTGATGAAGCGGAAATGCTCGCTTTTGAAAAAGAAGCGATTGGTTTTTACTTAACGGCTCATCCGCTTGATCCTTATTTGGACAAATTAAAAGGTTATGTAAGGAACGTTACGAAAGATGCGATAGAGGCTGAGGATCGTGCACCGCTTAGGTTGGCTGTAGAGGTATTGAAGGTCCGAAGTATTCGAACGAAAAAAGGTCAAATGATGGCCTTTCTAACACTTGGTGATGAAACAGGAGAAATTGAAGGGGTGGCCTTTCCTGACGTTTGGGAGAAAATGGAGAGCCTATTGACTAAAGGAGAATTTCTATATGTTGATGGGGTGGGACAAAAGAGAAATGATCAGACGAATATCATTATATCAAGGGTCATGAAGTTAGCGGATATTAAGCCGAAAAAAGCAAAACAAACCCTGTTTCTTAAAATTGAACCGCATCACGAAAGCGTCTTAAGTGAAGTGAAGAAAGTGCTTCACCAACACTCAGGCGACACAGAGGTTGTTATTTATTATAGTAAAACAGATAAAACAGTTAAATTAGGTGAAGGATGGCTAGTGAACCCTGATCCAGACTGTGTTCACACGTTGAAAAAATTACTTGGTGAACGCAACGTCGTGAAAAAGCCGTGA
- a CDS encoding YtrH family sporulation protein: protein MKLIRKKESKMERVTLVTLIIAFFVAFGVIVGGSLIGGIGAFLSGEPPLHWMFIVAQRLKIWAIAAAIGGTFDTINNMERSFLSGSPDEIMRQFLWIFCALGGAQAGMEIINWLTQERSTL, encoded by the coding sequence ATGAAACTGATTAGAAAGAAGGAATCAAAAATGGAGAGAGTAACGCTCGTTACCTTGATTATTGCTTTTTTTGTAGCCTTTGGAGTGATTGTTGGAGGTTCTCTCATCGGAGGTATTGGAGCTTTTCTCTCTGGTGAACCTCCGCTACATTGGATGTTTATTGTGGCACAACGATTAAAAATCTGGGCGATCGCAGCAGCGATTGGAGGTACGTTCGACACAATCAATAATATGGAAAGAAGTTTTCTCAGCGGTTCACCAGACGAAATCATGCGTCAGTTTTTATGGATATTCTGTGCGCTCGGTGGCGCCCAAGCTGGAATGGAAATTATTAACTGGCTAACACAGGAACGTTCCACGTTATGA
- the ytrI gene encoding sporulation membrane protein YtrI — protein MRVPPLYSRKGWQRFLAGLCVGVIFGWLFFLMLFGIMYEKQITTIKEQKIEISDLKMQNQTLLDDKENYNSTDIEKTLLVKKIDVTFEKDKELPLNSLTRHELKKEIQSELNDLLNKDLGAISRTRSFIISSLENKTLIIDDVKYGFEVKQFILWTTVEVELAIKLVQ, from the coding sequence ATGAGAGTCCCCCCTCTTTATTCTAGAAAGGGCTGGCAGCGATTTCTAGCCGGCCTTTGTGTAGGGGTGATTTTTGGTTGGCTCTTCTTTCTTATGCTTTTTGGTATAATGTACGAAAAGCAGATTACGACAATCAAAGAGCAAAAAATTGAAATCTCTGATCTAAAAATGCAGAATCAAACCTTGCTCGACGATAAAGAAAATTACAATAGCACCGATATTGAGAAAACACTGCTTGTAAAAAAAATTGACGTGACTTTTGAAAAAGATAAGGAATTACCACTTAACTCCTTAACCCGTCATGAGCTCAAAAAAGAAATTCAAAGTGAATTGAACGATCTTCTCAACAAAGATCTTGGAGCGATATCGAGAACAAGAAGCTTTATCATCTCATCCCTCGAAAATAAAACGTTAATCATTGATGACGTAAAATATGGATTTGAAGTAAAACAATTTATTCTTTGGACAACAGTTGAAGTAGAGCTTGCAATCAAGCTCGTCCAATAG